The genome window GACCCAAcgcccgccgcccagcccagCGCGCCCTCCGGCCGTGAGGCGGAGAGGATCGGGCGGGCCTCGGGGCGAGCGCCACGCGTAGACGGCGGTTGAGGAGCCTGAGAAAACAACGGTCCTCCTTCAAGATCCTGGTGGGTCGCGCCCTGCGCCGCGAAATTCCCTGATGTCTATGCATGTTCATCTTAAAGATTCGATTTTGTTGACCCTTTTGATCCGACGCAGATCCCTACGCGCAGGCGTAGGAGATTGTATTCCGTCTGATTAATCGGCGGAGAGCAAGCGGGTGTTGCGGCTGCGCGAGCATGGCGGGCGAGGAGGCTGCGGAGGGCAGCGGAACCAGGAGGCACATGGATCTAAACCTGTATCTCGGCCTCCCTCCATTGCCGCGGCCTCCAGTCTGGCTGGACCCGACGTTGATGCCCAACTTGACCGGTGCTGCGCCAGAATCCTCAATAACTGGTGAGCCTGAGGAATCGTTGGCCCTGGGGGCGGCAGCCTATTCTCCGTCGAATGCACTTTCCACCCCGGAGGAGCACCCAATGCTTGATCCCATAGTTTATTCCTGGCTCGACGGCAACAGGACCGATGGTGAAGAGGACACTGATGCTCCTGAGCCGGGGCCAGTGGATGGTGCCAATGTCTCTAGGTCGCAGCTTGTGGTAGCTGCCACAGGATTGGAAGGGGATGATGATCTTCCTCTAGTAAGGTTTGTGCGCCCTAGCCAGATGGTTGTTGCTGGTGGAATGGAGACGGTGAACACAAGTATACTTCAGCAGTCCATTCAAAGGGCTGCTGCAATTGAGGCCAGGACTCCTGAACTCCGCTTTCAGAGGGTGATACAGATTAGCCAGCAGCATAGAATTGTGAGGCCAGCATCAGTGAACCGCAGTCAAGGGGCAGCTAGTACAGATGCGGATAGGCTTGTCTGGGCAATCCAGCGCACTCATAACTCTTTAGAAGCAACAAGGCGGCAAAAACTAGATGACAACAACTTGTGTGGAAACGGTTCTGCTAAGAAGGATGAGTCCTGTGACTGCAACTCCAGCTTTGAGTGCAATATCTGTCTTGACCCAGCTAAACAGCCTGTGGTTACACCCTGCGGTCACCTCTTCTGTTGGCCATGCTTGTACCAGTGGCTTCATGCACATTCACCCCACTCTGAGTGCCCTGTATGCAAGGGTGAGGTGCTAGAACTGAATGTCACTCCGATATATGGAAGAGGCGGTGAAGAAGGGAATTCCACCAACCCTGACTTCCCACCTAGGCCACGAGCAAACAGAAGGGAGAGCCTGAGGCAACAGCTGCAAATGACAGACACAAGAGGAATTGCAACAGTGGTGAGGCAGTTGATACAAAACCAGGGTATAATTAGCGTTCTCCCAAGCCCAACAGGGATCGAGATGTCGGTGGTTCCTGCAGGCCGGCAAAGGGCTAGGGCTCGGAGACAGCAAAGGCAGGATAATAatgcatcatcttccatacacgtTGTAGCGCAGAATATGGGCAATGTTGCCCCTGAGAGCAGCAACCAAATCCAGTTGTCACATTCTAACGGTGACAATGCTGCACAGATGGTTCTTGCAGCTCCTCAGCAGTCATCATCTGTCGAACAGCTGTCAACTTCTAGCACCACAGCTGTTATATTGGGCGAGCCTGGGTCAAGTAGGCGGTCAAGGCCTTCGGAGTCTCCAACCATAAGAAGAACGAGGAGGAGGCCACAGTAGGTACTCGAGTGTTGTCACTCCCTTCAGTAAAATCTACAGACCATGCCCCAGTGATAGTTATTACCATGATTATCTCCAATAACATCTCAAGGTTAATAATGTAGAAATGTATATGCCATCACTGGTTTCTGCCTTTCTCTTACATTCCATGTATCATCTATTATGCAAAACGAGTCGAAATATCAGTTCCAGTATCTATGATAATCTTGACCTTTGTATACTGGGAATATATTTTCTGATTTAGCCTCTGTTTCTGGTATGATATGCCATTATAACTTCCCCGGTGTGGACGTTCCTTAGTTTTCGATGTAGTTATCCATCATTGCAAGCATGGGAGAATGTGTATTTGGGTGTGTTCATGGGCATTTTGCTAGATGGTCGCCCAGTCACTGTCAAGAAGCTCAAGATTGGGAATGGGCAAGGTGAGTGTGAGTTCAAGGTTGAGGTCGGTACTACCAGCAGAAGTACATCACAGGCAATTTGGTTTCGCTAGTAGGCTATTGCAATGCACATGGCCAGTGAATGCTTGTTTATTATTCTGTTCCCAACAACACACTTTATTACCACCTCCATGTCGAGAACATTTTACTTTCAGTTACATTATTTAACGTTTATTTAAGGCCAGCTTCATGAGAACACTCTATTATTCATCACTTGTACTGTCATTAGCTTGACCACTCAAAACTGCAGTAAGCGAGGAGGTGCGAGCGGAGGAGGATCGCCGGGATCGCCATACTAGGTTGTCCAGGGCGTCGGCCCCTAGGGTAGCTGGCCCTCGACTACGGAGATTGTAGTCTCGGTCCGTGTTCTCCGGCGAGGTTAATcacctctgccgcaggcttgttAGAAACTAGGAAGAGGGGATTAAACATGTAACAAATTACTTGATTATTCCTTGCTGCCATGCGGCTTACATATAGCCCTGTTGCTAACAAACTCTTCCTAAAAACTCTCATCTAATCTTGGACTTATCTAACTAACTCTCCTT of Zea mays cultivar B73 chromosome 8, Zm-B73-REFERENCE-NAM-5.0, whole genome shotgun sequence contains these proteins:
- the LOC100191719 gene encoding putative RING/U-box superfamily protein isoform X1 — encoded protein: MAGEEAAEGSGTRRHMDLNLYLGLPPLPRPPVWLDPTLMPNLTGAAPESSITGEPEESLALGAAAYSPSNALSTPEEHPMLDPIVYSWLDGNRTDGEEDTDAPEPGPVDGANVSRSQLVVAATGLEGDDDLPLVRFVRPSQMVVAGGMETVNTSILQQSIQRAAAIEARTPELRFQRVIQISQQHRIVRPASVNRSQGAASTDADRLVWAIQRTHNSLEATRRQKLDDNNLCGNGSAKKDESCDCNSSFECNICLDPAKQPVVTPCGHLFCWPCLYQWLHAHSPHSECPVCKGEVLELNVTPIYGRGGEEGNSTNPDFPPRPRANRRESLRQQLQMTDTRGIATVVRQLIQNQGIISVLPSPTGIEMSVVPAGRQRARARRQQRQDNNASSSIHVVAQNMGNVAPESSNQIQLSHSNGDNAAQMVLAAPQQSSSVEQLSTSSTTAVILGEPGSSRRSRPSESPTIRRTRRRPQ